A portion of the Streptomyces erythrochromogenes genome contains these proteins:
- the atpA gene encoding F0F1 ATP synthase subunit alpha, whose product MAELTIRPEEIRDALETFVQSYQPDAASREEVGTVSVAGDGIAKVEGLPSAMANELLKFEDGTLGLALNLEEREIGAIVLGEFSGIEEGQPVQRTGEVLSVGVGEGYLGRVVDPLGNPIDGLGEIATEGRRALELQAPGVMVRKSVHEPMQTGYKAVDAMVPIGRGQRQLIIGDRQTGKTALAVDTIINQRDNWRSGDVNKQVRCIYVAIGQKGSTIASVRGALEEAGALEYTTIVAAPASDPAGFKYLAPYTGSAIGQHWMYAGKHVLIIFDDLSKQADAYRAVSLLLRRPPGREAYPGDVFYLHSRLLERCAKLSDDMGAGSMTGLPIVETKANDVSAFIPTNVISITDGQCFLESDLFNAGQRPALNVGISVSRVGGSAQHKAMKQVSGRLRVDLAQYRELEAFAAFGSDLDAASKASLERGKRMVELLKQGQYQPMPVEEQVVSVWAGTTGKMDDVPVADIRRFESELLEHLRRERKDLLTSIADGGKMSDDTLGSIADAIAAFKRQFETSDGKLLGEDVPAVNVSK is encoded by the coding sequence ATGGCGGAGCTCACGATCCGGCCGGAGGAGATCCGGGACGCACTGGAGACCTTTGTCCAGTCGTACCAGCCGGACGCGGCCTCGCGCGAGGAGGTCGGAACGGTCAGCGTTGCCGGCGACGGCATCGCGAAGGTGGAGGGCCTGCCCTCCGCCATGGCGAACGAGCTGCTGAAGTTCGAGGACGGCACCCTCGGTCTCGCCCTCAACCTCGAGGAGCGCGAGATCGGTGCGATCGTCCTCGGCGAGTTCAGCGGTATCGAGGAGGGCCAGCCGGTGCAGCGCACCGGTGAGGTTCTCTCCGTAGGCGTCGGCGAGGGCTACCTCGGCCGCGTTGTCGACCCGCTCGGCAACCCGATCGACGGCCTCGGCGAGATCGCGACCGAAGGCCGCCGCGCCCTCGAGCTGCAGGCCCCGGGCGTCATGGTCCGTAAGTCGGTGCACGAGCCCATGCAGACCGGCTACAAGGCCGTCGACGCGATGGTGCCGATCGGCCGTGGCCAGCGTCAGCTGATCATCGGTGACCGTCAGACCGGCAAGACCGCTCTGGCCGTCGACACGATCATCAACCAGCGCGACAACTGGCGCTCGGGCGACGTGAACAAGCAGGTCCGCTGCATCTACGTCGCCATCGGCCAGAAGGGCTCGACCATCGCGTCCGTTCGCGGCGCCCTGGAAGAGGCCGGCGCGCTCGAGTACACGACGATCGTCGCCGCCCCGGCGTCCGACCCGGCCGGCTTCAAGTACCTGGCGCCGTACACCGGTTCCGCCATCGGCCAGCACTGGATGTACGCCGGCAAGCACGTCCTGATCATCTTCGACGACCTGTCGAAGCAGGCCGACGCCTACCGCGCCGTCTCGCTGCTGCTGCGCCGCCCGCCGGGCCGCGAGGCCTACCCGGGTGACGTCTTCTACCTGCACTCCCGTCTGCTGGAGCGCTGCGCGAAGCTGTCCGACGACATGGGCGCCGGTTCGATGACCGGTCTGCCGATCGTCGAGACCAAGGCGAACGACGTGTCGGCGTTCATCCCGACCAACGTCATCTCCATCACCGACGGCCAGTGCTTCCTGGAGTCCGACCTGTTCAACGCGGGCCAGCGCCCGGCGCTGAACGTCGGTATCTCGGTCTCCCGCGTCGGTGGCTCCGCCCAGCACAAGGCCATGAAGCAGGTTTCCGGCCGTCTGCGCGTCGACCTGGCCCAGTACCGCGAGCTGGAGGCGTTCGCCGCCTTCGGTTCCGACCTGGACGCCGCGTCGAAGGCTTCGCTGGAGCGCGGCAAGCGCATGGTCGAGCTGCTGAAGCAGGGCCAGTACCAGCCGATGCCCGTCGAGGAGCAGGTCGTCTCCGTCTGGGCCGGCACCACCGGCAAGATGGACGACGTCCCGGTCGCCGACATCCGTCGCTTCGAGTCGGAGCTGCTGGAGCACCTGCGCCGCGAGCGCAAGGACCTCCTCACCTCCATCGCCGACGGCGGCAAGATGTCGGACGACACCCTGGGCTCGATCGCTGACGCCATCGCCGCCTTCAAGCGCCAGTTCGAGACCTCGGACGGCAAGCTCCTGGGCGAGGACGTGCCGGCCGTCAACGTCTCCAAGTGA
- the atpE gene encoding ATP synthase F0 subunit C, whose amino-acid sequence MSQTLAAVTGSLGSIGYGLAAIGPGVGVGIIFGNGTQALARQPEAAGLIRANQILGFAFCEALALIGLVMPFVYGP is encoded by the coding sequence ATGTCCCAGACCCTTGCTGCCGTCACCGGCTCCCTCGGCTCCATCGGTTACGGTCTCGCGGCCATCGGCCCCGGCGTCGGCGTCGGCATCATCTTCGGTAACGGCACCCAGGCTCTTGCTCGTCAGCCCGAGGCGGCCGGCCTGATCCGCGCCAACCAGATCCTCGGCTTCGCCTTCTGTGAGGCGCTCGCCCTCATCGGTCTGGTCATGCCGTTCGTCTACGGCCCGTGA
- a CDS encoding F0F1 ATP synthase subunit delta has product MNGASREALASARERLDALTDNTSVDVAKLAGELAAVTALLDREVSLRRVITDPAQAGEAKAELVARLLGGQVGGETLDLVSGMARSRWSQSRDLVDSLEELAATADLTAAQQADALDNVEDEVFRFGRIVSSNTELRAALTDRAATASAKSQLLRSLLGGKVNAVTERLVIRLVTHPRGRSLEAGLESLSKLAAERRDRMVATVTSAVPLSDVQKQRLGAVLAKLYGRQMHLNLDVDPEVLGGISVRVGDEVIDGTIADRLAEASRRMAG; this is encoded by the coding sequence ATGAACGGAGCGAGCCGCGAGGCGCTGGCCTCCGCGCGCGAGCGTCTCGACGCGCTGACGGACAACACGTCCGTCGACGTGGCGAAGCTCGCCGGTGAGCTGGCCGCTGTCACCGCGCTGCTCGACCGTGAGGTCTCGCTGCGTCGGGTCATCACGGACCCGGCGCAGGCCGGCGAGGCCAAGGCCGAGCTCGTCGCTCGGCTGCTCGGCGGTCAGGTCGGCGGGGAGACCCTCGACCTGGTGTCCGGCATGGCCCGGTCCCGCTGGTCGCAGTCCCGCGACCTGGTGGACTCGCTGGAGGAGCTGGCGGCCACCGCCGACCTCACGGCGGCCCAGCAGGCCGACGCGCTCGACAACGTCGAGGACGAGGTCTTCCGCTTCGGCCGGATCGTGTCCTCGAACACCGAGCTGCGTGCCGCGCTGACCGACCGCGCGGCGACCGCCTCCGCCAAGAGCCAGCTGCTGCGCAGCCTGCTCGGCGGCAAGGTGAACGCCGTCACCGAGCGCCTGGTGATCCGTCTTGTCACGCACCCGCGTGGACGTAGCCTGGAAGCGGGACTCGAGTCCCTTTCCAAGCTCGCCGCCGAGCGCCGTGACCGCATGGTCGCCACCGTGACCAGTGCGGTTCCGCTCAGCGACGTGCAGAAGCAGCGTCTCGGCGCGGTGCTGGCCAAGCTGTACGGCCGCCAGATGCACCTGAACCTCGACGTGGACCCCGAGGTCCTCGGCGGGATCTCGGTGCGCGTCGGCGACGAGGTCATCGACGGCACCATCGCGGACCGCCTCGCAGAGGCGTCCCGCCGCATGGCCGGCTGA
- a CDS encoding F0F1 ATP synthase subunit B, translating into MVLAAEGGENPLIPPIPELVIGLIAFVIVFGFLAKKLLPNINKVLEERREAIEGGIEKAEAAQTEAQSVLEQYKAQLAEARHEAARLRQEALEQGTALKEELRAEGQRQREEIIAAGHAQIAADRKAASQALRQDVGKLATDLAGKLVGESLEDHARQSRTIDRFLSELEEKAEAAR; encoded by the coding sequence ATGGTTCTCGCGGCTGAGGGCGGGGAAAACCCCCTCATCCCGCCGATCCCCGAGCTCGTCATCGGTCTGATCGCCTTCGTCATCGTCTTCGGTTTCCTCGCGAAGAAGCTCCTCCCGAACATCAACAAGGTTCTGGAAGAGCGCCGTGAGGCCATCGAGGGCGGTATCGAGAAGGCGGAAGCCGCTCAGACCGAGGCCCAGAGCGTGCTGGAGCAGTACAAGGCCCAGCTCGCCGAGGCCCGGCACGAGGCCGCGCGCCTGCGCCAGGAAGCGCTGGAGCAGGGCACTGCGCTGAAGGAAGAACTGCGCGCAGAGGGCCAGCGGCAGCGTGAGGAGATCATCGCTGCCGGCCACGCCCAGATCGCCGCAGACCGCAAGGCCGCCTCTCAGGCGCTGCGTCAGGACGTCGGCAAGCTTGCCACCGACCTGGCCGGCAAGCTCGTCGGCGAGTCCCTCGAGGACCACGCCCGGCAGAGCCGCACCATCGACCGCTTCCTCAGCGAGCTTGAGGAGAAGGCCGAGGCGGCCCGATGA
- a CDS encoding L-threonylcarbamoyladenylate synthase, whose product MARRYDCNDATDRKTGLREAASAVRRGELVVLPTDTLYGIGADAFSPEAVHDLLAAKGRGRGMPTPVLIGSPNTLHGLVTDFSEQAWELVDAFWPGALTLVAKHQPSLAWDLGDTRGTVAVRMPLHPVAIELLTEVGPMAVSSANLSGHPAPEDCDAAREMLGDSVSVYLDGGPTPGIEPSSIVDVTGKVPVLLREGALSADQLREVVPDLEVAP is encoded by the coding sequence ATGGCCCGGCGATACGACTGCAACGACGCGACGGACCGCAAGACGGGTCTGCGCGAAGCCGCATCCGCCGTGCGCCGCGGCGAGCTCGTCGTGCTGCCCACCGACACCCTGTACGGGATCGGCGCGGACGCCTTCAGCCCGGAGGCCGTGCACGACCTGCTCGCCGCCAAGGGGCGCGGCCGCGGCATGCCCACCCCGGTGCTCATCGGATCCCCGAACACCCTGCACGGCCTCGTCACGGACTTCTCCGAGCAGGCCTGGGAGCTCGTCGACGCCTTCTGGCCCGGTGCGCTGACGCTGGTCGCCAAGCACCAGCCCTCGCTGGCGTGGGACCTGGGCGACACCCGGGGCACCGTGGCCGTGCGCATGCCGCTGCACCCCGTCGCCATCGAGCTGCTGACGGAGGTCGGCCCGATGGCGGTGTCCTCGGCCAACCTCTCCGGGCACCCGGCTCCCGAGGACTGCGACGCGGCGCGCGAGATGCTCGGCGACTCGGTGTCGGTCTACCTGGACGGCGGTCCGACGCCCGGCATCGAGCCGTCGTCGATCGTCGACGTCACGGGGAAGGTTCCCGTGCTGCTGCGCGAGGGGGCGCTGAGCGCCGACCAGCTGCGGGAGGTCGTACCCGACCTCGAGGTGGCCCCGTGA
- the atpB gene encoding F0F1 ATP synthase subunit A, with protein sequence MKEPAVSADPTTVLAFETDCHIFDGCGFPAPGLHSFLFQPIFGDADSNFYFNKTMLLALLGSVIIVGFFWMAFRKPKVVPGKLQMVAEAGYDFVRRGIVYETLGKKEGEKYVPFMVSLFFLVWILNVWSIVPLAQFPVTSIISYPAILALIVYVIWMSVTFKRHGFVGGFKNLTGYDKSLGAVLPMVMVIEFFSNVLVRPFTHAVRLFANMFAGHTLLLLFTIASWYLLNGIGIAYAGVSFVMVLVMTAFELFIQAVQAYVFVLLACSFIQGALAEHH encoded by the coding sequence CTGAAGGAGCCCGCGGTGAGTGCTGACCCGACGACGGTGCTCGCCTTCGAGACCGACTGCCACATCTTCGACGGTTGTGGCTTCCCGGCTCCCGGCCTGCACTCGTTCCTGTTCCAGCCGATCTTCGGCGACGCGGACAGCAACTTCTACTTCAACAAGACGATGCTCCTGGCCCTGCTGGGCTCGGTCATCATCGTCGGCTTCTTCTGGATGGCTTTCCGGAAGCCGAAGGTCGTCCCGGGCAAGCTGCAGATGGTCGCTGAGGCCGGATACGACTTCGTGCGCCGCGGCATCGTCTACGAGACGCTGGGCAAGAAGGAGGGCGAGAAGTACGTCCCCTTCATGGTCTCGCTGTTCTTCCTCGTCTGGATCCTCAACGTCTGGTCGATCGTCCCGCTGGCCCAGTTCCCGGTGACGTCGATCATCTCGTACCCGGCCATCCTCGCGCTGATCGTCTACGTCATCTGGATGTCGGTGACCTTCAAGCGTCACGGCTTCGTCGGTGGCTTCAAGAACCTCACGGGCTACGACAAGTCGCTGGGCGCCGTCCTGCCGATGGTCATGGTCATCGAGTTCTTCTCGAACGTCCTGGTCCGTCCGTTCACGCACGCCGTGCGACTGTTCGCGAACATGTTCGCCGGTCACACCCTGCTGCTGCTCTTCACCATCGCCAGCTGGTACCTGCTGAACGGCATCGGTATCGCCTACGCCGGCGTCTCGTTCGTCATGGTGCTCGTGATGACGGCCTTCGAGCTGTTCATCCAGGCCGTCCAGGCGTACGTCTTCGTCCTCCTGGCCTGCAGCTTCATCCAGGGCGCGCTGGCCGAACACCACTGA
- a CDS encoding serine hydroxymethyltransferase, translating to MSVITQPTDLLRRQDPQMADVLAGEGRRQAGTLQLSAAENFTSTAVLTALGSPLANKYAEGYPGARYHGGCEYADLAEQIAVERAKALFGTEHANVQPHSGSSAVLAAYAALLRPGDTVLAMGLPYGGHLTHGSPANSSGQWFTFVGYGVDAGTGLIDYRQVQDLARAHRPKAIVCGSISYPRHPEYSAFREIADEVGAYLIADAAHPIGLVAGGAAPSPVPYADVVCATTHKVLRGPRGGMVLCGAEFAERIDRAVFPFTQGGAQMHTIAAKAVAFGEAARPAFATYAHRVVSNARALAGALEERGFTITTGGTDTHMITADPAPLGVDGPTARGRLAAAGIVLDTCVLPYGDQRGVRLGTAAVTTQGMGEPQMLRIAELFAAALHGDAAQTRSEVGELTAGFPPYGE from the coding sequence ATGAGCGTCATCACCCAGCCCACGGACCTGCTGCGCCGGCAGGACCCGCAGATGGCCGACGTACTCGCCGGGGAGGGCCGCAGGCAGGCCGGCACGCTGCAGCTGAGCGCCGCGGAGAACTTCACCTCGACGGCCGTCCTGACGGCGCTGGGGTCCCCGCTCGCCAACAAGTACGCCGAGGGCTACCCCGGCGCCCGCTACCACGGCGGCTGCGAGTACGCCGACCTGGCCGAGCAGATCGCCGTCGAGCGGGCCAAGGCGCTGTTCGGGACCGAGCACGCGAACGTGCAGCCGCATTCCGGATCCTCGGCCGTCCTGGCCGCCTACGCGGCGCTGCTGCGGCCGGGGGACACCGTGCTGGCGATGGGGCTCCCGTACGGGGGACACCTCACGCACGGCTCGCCCGCCAACTCCTCGGGCCAGTGGTTCACCTTCGTCGGTTACGGGGTCGACGCCGGGACGGGCCTCATCGACTACCGGCAGGTGCAGGACCTCGCCCGGGCGCACCGGCCCAAGGCCATCGTGTGCGGGTCCATCTCCTACCCCCGCCACCCCGAGTACTCGGCCTTCCGGGAGATCGCCGACGAGGTCGGGGCGTATCTGATCGCCGATGCCGCGCATCCCATCGGGCTGGTGGCCGGCGGGGCCGCGCCGAGTCCGGTGCCCTACGCCGACGTCGTCTGCGCGACCACGCACAAGGTGCTGCGCGGGCCGCGCGGCGGGATGGTCCTGTGCGGCGCCGAGTTCGCCGAGCGCATCGACCGGGCGGTGTTCCCCTTCACCCAGGGCGGGGCCCAGATGCACACCATCGCCGCCAAGGCGGTGGCCTTCGGCGAGGCGGCCCGGCCGGCCTTCGCCACCTACGCCCACCGCGTGGTCTCCAATGCCCGGGCGCTGGCCGGGGCGCTGGAGGAGCGCGGGTTCACGATCACCACCGGCGGCACCGACACGCACATGATCACCGCCGACCCGGCGCCGCTGGGCGTGGACGGCCCGACCGCCCGCGGCCGGCTGGCCGCCGCCGGCATCGTGCTGGACACGTGCGTGCTGCCGTACGGGGACCAGCGGGGCGTACGGCTGGGGACGGCCGCCGTGACCACCCAGGGGATGGGGGAGCCGCAGATGCTCCGGATCGCGGAGCTGTTCGCCGCCGCGCTGCACGGGGACGCCGCGCAGACACGTTCGGAGGTCGGCGAGCTCACAGCAGGATTTCCCCCTTACGGGGAGTAA
- the prfA gene encoding peptide chain release factor 1 — translation MFEAVEELVGEHADLEKQLADPSVHSDQANARKLNKRYAELTPIIATFRAWKQTGEDIETAKEFAADDPDFAAEVKELTQQREELTEKLRLLLVPRDPSDDKDVLLEVKAGAGGDESALFAGDLLRMYLRYAERVGWKTEIIDATESELGGYKDVQVSVRTKGGNGATEPGQGVWARLKYEGGVHRVQRVPATESQGRIHTSAAGVLVTPEAEEVEVEINMNDLRIDVYRSSGPGGQSVNTTDSAVRITHIPTGVVASCQNEKSQLQNKEQAMRILRSRLLAAAQEAAEQEASDVRRSQVRSVDRSEKIRTYNFPENRISDHRTGFKAYNLDQVLDGDLDSVIQACVDTDSAAKLAAAN, via the coding sequence ATGTTCGAGGCGGTCGAGGAACTGGTTGGCGAACACGCCGACCTCGAGAAGCAGCTCGCCGACCCTTCGGTCCACTCCGATCAGGCCAACGCGCGCAAGCTGAACAAGCGCTACGCGGAGCTGACCCCGATCATCGCTACCTTCCGTGCCTGGAAGCAGACCGGCGAGGACATCGAGACGGCGAAGGAGTTCGCGGCCGACGACCCGGACTTCGCCGCCGAGGTCAAGGAGCTGACCCAGCAGCGCGAGGAGCTCACCGAGAAGCTCCGCCTGCTGCTCGTCCCGCGCGACCCCAGCGACGACAAGGACGTGCTCCTCGAGGTCAAGGCGGGCGCGGGCGGCGACGAGTCGGCCCTGTTCGCCGGCGACCTGCTGCGCATGTACCTGCGCTACGCCGAGCGCGTGGGCTGGAAGACCGAGATCATCGACGCCACCGAGTCCGAGCTCGGCGGCTACAAGGACGTCCAGGTCTCCGTCCGCACCAAGGGCGGCAACGGCGCCACCGAGCCCGGCCAGGGCGTGTGGGCCCGCCTGAAGTACGAGGGCGGCGTGCACCGCGTCCAGCGCGTTCCGGCCACCGAGTCCCAGGGCCGCATCCACACCTCCGCCGCCGGCGTGCTCGTCACCCCGGAGGCCGAGGAGGTCGAGGTCGAGATCAACATGAACGACCTCCGCATCGACGTGTACCGCTCCTCCGGCCCCGGCGGCCAGTCCGTCAACACCACCGACTCGGCCGTGCGCATCACGCACATCCCGACCGGTGTGGTCGCCTCCTGCCAGAACGAGAAGAGCCAGCTCCAGAACAAGGAGCAGGCCATGCGCATCCTGCGGTCGCGCCTGCTGGCCGCCGCCCAGGAGGCCGCCGAGCAGGAGGCCTCCGACGTGCGCCGCAGCCAGGTCCGCTCCGTGGACCGGTCCGAGAAGATCCGTACGTACAACTTCCCGGAGAACCGGATCTCGGACCACCGCACCGGCTTCAAGGCGTACAACTTGGACCAGGTGCTCGACGGCGACCTCGACTCGGTCATCCAGGCCTGCGTGGACACCGACTCCGCGGCCAAGCTAGCCGCCGCGAACTGA
- the rpmE gene encoding 50S ribosomal protein L31, whose product MKRDVHPEYVETAVSCTCGASFTTRSTLTEGTIRAEVCSECHPFYTGKQKILDTGGRVARFEARFGKGAAKK is encoded by the coding sequence TTGAAGCGCGATGTTCACCCCGAGTACGTCGAGACCGCGGTCAGCTGCACCTGCGGCGCGTCGTTCACGACCCGTAGCACCCTGACCGAGGGCACCATCCGTGCCGAGGTCTGCTCCGAGTGCCACCCGTTCTACACGGGCAAGCAGAAGATCCTCGACACCGGTGGCCGTGTGGCCCGCTTCGAGGCGCGCTTCGGCAAGGGCGCGGCCAAGAAGTAG
- a CDS encoding arsenate reductase/protein-tyrosine-phosphatase family protein, which yields MSPEGRGIAGGNTFRILHVSTGNVCRSPITERLTRHALSHRLGGPVGGDLIVESAGTWGHEGAPMEANAAAVLEDFGADASGFTGRELLDEHVIRADLVLTATRDHRAQVISMGHSAGLRTFTLKEFTRLVRAIDPATLPPLDDGMAERARALVRAAAALRGWLLAPSPDADEVYDPYGAPITFFRSIGDEINQALDPVVTALTGVTARR from the coding sequence GTGAGCCCTGAGGGGCGTGGCATAGCAGGGGGAAACACTTTCCGCATACTCCACGTCAGCACGGGCAACGTGTGCCGCTCGCCGATCACCGAGCGGCTGACCCGGCACGCCCTCTCGCACCGCCTCGGCGGCCCCGTCGGCGGCGACCTCATCGTGGAGAGCGCCGGCACGTGGGGCCACGAGGGCGCCCCGATGGAGGCGAACGCGGCCGCCGTGCTGGAGGACTTCGGGGCGGACGCGTCCGGGTTCACCGGCCGCGAGCTGCTGGACGAGCACGTCATACGCGCCGACCTGGTGCTGACCGCCACGCGCGACCACCGTGCGCAGGTCATCTCGATGGGGCATTCGGCGGGGCTGCGCACCTTCACGCTCAAGGAGTTCACCCGGCTGGTCCGGGCCATAGACCCGGCCACGCTGCCGCCGCTGGACGACGGCATGGCGGAGCGGGCGCGGGCGCTCGTACGGGCCGCCGCGGCGCTGCGCGGGTGGCTGCTGGCGCCGTCGCCCGACGCGGACGAGGTCTACGACCCGTACGGCGCCCCCATCACCTTCTTCCGCTCCATCGGCGACGAGATCAACCAGGCGCTGGACCCCGTGGTGACGGCCCTGACGGGCGTGACGGCCCGCCGCTGA
- a CDS encoding MraY family glycosyltransferase has protein sequence MGQPVREYLLTLCVTVAVTYLLTGPVRKFAIAAGAMPEIRARDVHREPTPRLGGIAMFGGLCAGLLVADHLQNLNAVFEKSNEPRALLSGAALIWLIGVLDDKFEIDALIKLGAQMISAGVMVMQGLTILWIPVPFIGTVPLTQWQGNLLTVALVVITINAVNFVDGLDGLAAGMVCIAAAALFLYAYRIWFGYGIESAAPATLFAAILMGMCLGFLPHNMHPARIFMGDSGSMLIGLVLAAAAISLTGQVDPDALALFAGGERNATHAMLPAYIPLILPLTVIAIPMADLILAIVRRTWNGQSPFAADRGHLHHRLLELGHSHSRAVLIMYFWSGLIAFGTVAYSVHSTAMWIVLVIAVLSAVGLFLLLLPRFTPRTPAWAERLVPPRYRHSARAAEAAAEAAAQDASGAEPQPARPIAAGVSGVNGATAVGPRSRFPERRKAESTR, from the coding sequence CTGGGGCAGCCAGTGCGTGAATATCTGCTGACGCTTTGCGTCACGGTCGCGGTGACCTACCTGCTGACCGGGCCCGTGCGGAAGTTCGCGATCGCGGCCGGGGCCATGCCGGAGATCCGCGCCCGCGACGTGCACCGCGAGCCGACGCCGCGCCTCGGCGGGATCGCGATGTTCGGCGGCCTGTGCGCGGGCCTGCTGGTCGCGGACCACCTGCAGAACCTCAACGCGGTCTTCGAGAAGTCGAACGAACCGCGGGCACTGCTCTCCGGCGCCGCCCTGATCTGGCTGATCGGCGTACTGGACGACAAGTTCGAGATCGACGCTCTGATCAAGCTCGGCGCGCAGATGATCTCCGCCGGCGTGATGGTCATGCAGGGCCTGACGATCCTGTGGATCCCGGTCCCGTTCATCGGCACGGTCCCGCTCACCCAGTGGCAGGGCAACCTGCTCACGGTGGCGCTCGTCGTCATCACCATCAACGCGGTGAACTTCGTGGACGGCCTCGACGGCCTCGCCGCGGGCATGGTCTGCATCGCCGCCGCCGCGCTCTTCCTGTACGCCTACCGGATCTGGTTCGGCTACGGGATCGAGTCCGCGGCCCCCGCGACCCTGTTCGCCGCGATCCTGATGGGCATGTGCCTGGGCTTCCTGCCGCACAACATGCACCCGGCGCGGATCTTCATGGGCGACTCCGGCTCGATGCTCATCGGACTGGTCCTGGCCGCCGCGGCGATCTCCCTGACGGGTCAGGTGGACCCGGACGCGCTGGCCCTGTTCGCCGGTGGTGAGCGCAACGCGACGCACGCGATGCTGCCCGCCTACATCCCGCTGATCCTGCCCCTGACGGTCATCGCGATCCCGATGGCGGACCTGATCCTGGCCATCGTGCGGCGTACGTGGAACGGCCAGTCGCCGTTCGCGGCCGACCGCGGGCACCTGCACCACCGGCTGCTGGAACTCGGCCACTCGCACAGCCGCGCGGTCCTGATCATGTACTTCTGGTCCGGCCTGATCGCCTTCGGCACTGTCGCCTACTCCGTGCACTCCACCGCGATGTGGATCGTGCTGGTGATCGCCGTGCTCAGCGCGGTGGGCCTGTTCCTGCTGCTCCTGCCGCGCTTCACGCCGCGCACGCCGGCCTGGGCCGAGCGCCTGGTCCCGCCGCGCTACCGGCACTCCGCACGCGCGGCCGAGGCGGCCGCGGAGGCGGCCGCACAGGACGCGTCGGGCGCCGAACCCCAGCCCGCCAGGCCGATCGCCGCGGGCGTCTCGGGCGTCAACGGCGCAACCGCCGTGGGCCCCCGTTCGCGCTTCCCCGAGCGGCGCAAGGCTGAATCCACCCGCTGA
- the prmC gene encoding peptide chain release factor N(5)-glutamine methyltransferase yields MNLLLAEVAQATQRLAAAGVPSPRFDAEELAAFVHGVKRGELHHVKDADFDARYWEAVARREAREPLQHITGRAFFRYLELQVGPGVFVPRPETESVVDWAIQAVRAMDVVEPLIVDLCTGSGAIALAMAQEVPRSRVHAVELSEDALRWTRKNAEGSRVTVHQGDALSALPELDGQVDLVISNPPYIPLTEWEYVAPEARDHDPEMALFSGEDGLDTIRGLERTAHRLLRPGGIVVVEHADTQGGQVPWIFAEERGWADAADHPDLNNRPRFATARKALP; encoded by the coding sequence GTGAACTTGCTGCTTGCCGAGGTGGCCCAGGCCACCCAGCGGCTGGCCGCCGCCGGCGTGCCCTCACCGCGCTTCGACGCGGAGGAGCTCGCAGCCTTCGTGCACGGCGTCAAACGGGGGGAACTGCACCACGTCAAGGACGCGGACTTCGACGCCCGCTACTGGGAGGCCGTCGCCCGCCGCGAGGCGCGCGAGCCGCTCCAGCACATCACCGGGCGCGCCTTCTTCCGGTACCTGGAGCTCCAGGTCGGGCCCGGGGTCTTCGTGCCCCGGCCCGAGACCGAGTCGGTCGTGGACTGGGCCATACAGGCCGTCCGGGCGATGGACGTCGTCGAGCCGCTGATCGTCGACCTGTGCACCGGATCCGGTGCGATCGCGCTGGCCATGGCCCAGGAGGTGCCGCGCTCGCGCGTGCACGCGGTCGAGCTGTCCGAGGACGCCCTGCGGTGGACCCGCAAGAACGCCGAGGGCTCCCGGGTCACCGTCCACCAGGGCGACGCCCTGAGCGCGCTGCCCGAGCTCGACGGCCAGGTCGACCTGGTCATCTCCAACCCTCCGTACATCCCGCTCACCGAGTGGGAGTACGTGGCGCCCGAGGCCCGCGACCACGACCCGGAGATGGCGCTCTTCTCCGGCGAGGACGGCCTCGACACCATCCGGGGCCTCGAACGCACCGCCCACCGGCTGCTGCGCCCCGGCGGCATCGTCGTCGTCGAGCACGCCGACACGCAGGGCGGCCAGGTCCCGTGGATCTTCGCCGAGGAACGGGGCTGGGCCGACGCGGCCGACCACCCCGACCTCAACAACCGCCCGCGCTTCGCCACCGCCCGCAAGGCACTGCCGTGA